Below is a genomic region from Fulvia fulva chromosome 13, complete sequence.
AGGGGCCTTCGACCTCTTCATTTTCCACGCGGGAGGGGTTCTCACTGGCGAGGATATCACCCTGATCCAGGACCGTCTTGTCCTTCCCTGCCTCATCATCATTCGGAGAATACTCCATCTCCGGCCTCTGCCTTCGGACTTGTCCAAGGGTAATAATATCATTCTGAAGGAACGTCAACATCTTGATATTAGTCTCAGGATCCGGGATCTCATCCTTGTGCTCAAAATGAGCGGTAACAGCTCGTGTGACCACATTCACGACCTTATACCAGAGGACAGAGGCCTGCGCCAGCTCATGGCTCCGCTTGTCATCGGTCGTCCAGATGCCCTTCTTGTGCCACTCAATTTGCATAGCCTCGTGGTACTCTTCTTCCCAGCCTTTCAACATATTGAGTGAGGCTTTCAGGACGTCGACGCAGAGCTCTGAGAGGAGAATGGGGATCTGGCTCTGAGGAGCGTTCATGCATATGTCCTGCACCTGAGGAATACGCCCCTGGACGATCTGGACATTAAGAAGTCAGCATATTGTGTAGTTCACCTGCCGCATGATGGACTCACTCCTGCGTACGTGAGACCGTCTCCGGTGTGGTTGCCAGGGTTGAACGCTGATGACACCTCGGGGTATAGAGGATGGGCGCATGTCAGCGTCGCTGCTGTCGCCAGCAGTAGCGGTAAGACTCGTTTCATGTTCTGCCGAATGTGGCGGTGCTGCTGTAGGACATGCGTGGTAGGGTGGTGGATGTGGTCGCCAGAGGTTGTCGTCAGCCTTAAGAAGTTTCACCGATGTACAAGCGAGGCAGTCACACCGCGAACCAACCGCGTGGTAAGACACTAGCATCGAGCTCGCACGTGAATCATTTGGAGGACATGTGAAGACTCTGGAACCACTCTTCTCGGGAATCGTCTCAGGTTCAGCTCAAACAAGGGACTATCCTACTCTACTCAGTCGCCTTGGTCTACTCGGTTACTTTGGCTATAagctcctccgtctcgcttATGCCATCGCTCATGCTCTCGTTCAGCTCAAAGGAGTCAGCAGTCCTCAATGCTCGATATTGCTGCTTGCGCTTCTGAGCATTGCAACGCTGGACGCAAAGAAGGACCACCAAGGAGAGTCCTAGCATGCCCAGGACGGAAGCAACCTGGGCCCATGTTGAGTGGAATGGACTCAAAGACTTGTTGATCGCCTCGCTGTGGTTCTCGCCTTCTTCCTCTTCGGGCGAGACTTCTTCAGTCACTGGGACCGCCTCGTCATGTATTGGATCCAGTTCGTGTGTCTTTATCGGCATGAGCTTTGGTTCCTCCTCTGATTCCTGCTCCTGCTGAAGAGGTGGTGCCTCAAATGCAGTCCAGATCCCCGAGTCGAAAGCGCGCTCCAAGTCGGTTTGCATCTGGGCAACCATTCCATCAAACTCTTTCACCCCGTCACCTCCTGGATTAACGCTCGCCAGTCCCATCATAGTCTCGACCTTGAGCGCAAGTTGCACTATGAGCGGCACAATACCATCGAACTTCTGTCGATTTTCGTCGGAAAGGCCATTGTAGTTCCGAACGATATTGAGGATATCGTCGACAGCAAAACGAGCTTCGAGGAGAGCATCTGCGATCTGATCGCCCTTCTAGAAGTGCATCTTCAGATTGACGGCACGGACTTTCACCGCAGCTTCTGCTATGGCCACGTCCATCTGCGTGCGGCAAGCTTTGTCGCAGATCGAGTCTGAAAGGACATGCTTTGAAGCTTTCTCAGTGGACGGATCTTTGTTCAGGCGTTGAATGCGCATTTCCTGGACCCGGCTAACATCCTCCTGGAGTGCTGCCAGATCATGAGGACCCTCCTCGCTGGCCAGCTGCGTGCCGAGGTTGTTGAGGCGGTCGTTGAGGCGGCGGTCCACGGCTCCTTCGACGACGTGCTCGATCATGAGTAATAGCTCCGTCTCGGCAGCCTCCGTGTGGCTATCAGCTGCACTGTCACCTTCTCGGTAAGCGTCATCAAGCTCAGTCGCGGTCTCGAGCGAGAAGCCAATCACCTCGACGCATCCTGGGGTAAGGACTTTGTTGAAAGTGCCATCTGCAGACGGTATGCAGTTCTTAGAAATGTTGGGAATATGTGCCTCCAGGAGCTGGAAAGGTCAGTGAAGAACGTGTGATCATGCTTGAGGGCATCAATTTACCTGCTTGTCTTGGTCTGCCATCGCGGCTGAGACCTTGGCTTCTTCTGTTGCGTTTGCTTGCCTGAAAGCTCCGCCCTCTGACATTATTTTGACGTTACGTGGGTACGCGTTGGTAAGTGTTGCTGCTGTTGCTGACAGCAATAATAGTGGAAGCTCCATGTCGTGTCCTGTGTGGTGGTATTGTCGCAGGTGTTGTGCAGTACAGTGGAGGATGAGCTAGGTACGTTCCAAAAGGATCTCGCTGGGCTTAAAAAGTCTCGCCGGTCTGACAGCGAAGCAGCCACAGCGCGAACCACGCGGCGCTAGCTTGGCGTGCACACATGAATCATATGAAGGACATGTGACGGAATCTGTCTATTTGCAAGATCTGGATTTTGCTGCTACTGACCGTAGAGCCTACGCGAAAATCTACTTAGGGGTTACACGCCTCTGTTCTAGAGGCTGGCTAACATCTCCGCTACGTCACCTAGCAGTGTCCATGCAAATTATAGCACGCCCTCGGGCCACCATGACAGCTCGAATCCACCTCAACGTGGCACAGATCCGCTTCCAGACCATCATCGCCGTGATCCCCTGCCAAAAGACCCGCCTTCTCGCTATGCTCCAATTCCTCCGCCCCGGGTACGCTGCACTCTTCAAGGTCCTCCTTGATCATCTTCTCGTCCCTCTCCCGACGCTTATCGCGTCACATCATGATATGTCCGATGCATACGAGTAGGACAAGGGACGTGAAGAAGGCCACGAGTCCCCAGTCGATGAGACGTGCGAATTTGACGTCAAACTCTTCGTTCTTTCTCTTTCTTGCATTGTGTGCCTCGATCTCGCCATAAGCACCACGCAGCGTCTTGATCTCCTGCAGCTTCAAGAAATCTTGCTCGATGGCACGAAAGCAATCTTCTTGATGGTATGGCTGTAGGCTTGGTGTACGACTTTCAACCGCTAGGAGATGACTTCGCCCAACTGAGAAGAGAGAGCTTCGGCGTCTGTGAAGGTGAAGTACTCGTATGGGACAAGAGCTTTGTCGTAGTTACCCTCGAGGTTGAGGAGCAGATCTAGGCCTTCGCGGACTTTGGTGTGGCAGACGGAGTACTCGAATTGAACGGTGAGCGTGTCGGTCGAGTTTCCGTTGGGTGCACAAATGGCTTGGATGTTGTCCGAGGCGTCCTTGACGGAGTACCGCATCTGGAGTGATGTGGTCAGCAGAGAACTTTGGGCTCGATAGGGAATGATATACCTTGATTAGCTCTGCTTGTGCTGTCTCGGCCTTGGTAGGGATGTGTTTTGGTGAGGCAGATGGAAGGGCTGGGAGTGTTGTGCTGGGCTTCTCGATCGCAGCACTACCTTGGCTCTCTTGATTGGGACCGTTGTGCCATCCCACTGGAGTAATGCGACCTGGCAAGGTAGTGCGACGACAAGAGTCGATCCACTCTCCACGCTGTCGCTCCAAGCTGGTCAGATTTCTCTGGAGACCTTGGAGTGTCGTGCCCACCTGAACTTTGGCCTCGAGGTCCATCTCCAGTCTGTTGAAGTTGACGTAACTGTCAACGATCCGCTGGACGCTGGATAGCAGTTTGTATTTGCGAGTGTCCTCCTGAAGATTTCTCTCGCCATTGCAGCGCTCCTGATAGTATTGATTGAGCTGAGTGACTGCAAGATCAATGTTCTCAGCGCAGTTTTCGAGACATGATGATCTCGAAAATGAGCAATCTACTTTTACGAGATCGTTGCCGTACGACGCAGTCTGTCATACGCGTGTGAACTTCAAGATGCCCGAGCATGAATGGATTGAGCTTACTTCTGCACTGCACCCTGGTGCTGATTTTCTGCTCCATTGGAGGGTGTGAGACATCTCATCGTCAGGTAGCGCCTGCGTAAGCGCCGTGGCGACTGGAAGCAACAATAGCACGATAGGCTTCATTTTGTGCGACTTGTGGTGGTTCTGCAGAGGGATTGGTGTGAGTGACGTTGTTCTGTAGGGCAAAGAAGTCAAAGAAGTAGTGAGGTCATGGGCAAACGCTGGAATTGACGGCAAGCACGTGCCACATCCGCCGCCTGATCACATGTCAATCCGCTATTTGCGACTACGGATCTGTGGCCTCTTGTACAAGGCTCGAGCATAGTTTCATCAGTGTTTGAATAGCCGCAGATACTTTGCTCTATCGTGAACCACGCAACCACGGCAAAGACCTCGTTCTCGCATCGTTTTCCATGCCGACTGATGTTCCATCCCAAATGAGAAGGGTGCTCGTCAATCACGCACGTCTGATTGCGTCGACTGATATCAGGGGAGGGGGAGGAAGTTCCGGCCAGGACGAAGGTCAGGGCAGAGTCAGGAAGGGGCGATGATCTAGCGCGGATGGCGACACTAATGACGACGAGCTTGGGGAAGTCGTGGTCGAGGAAGACAATCTGGAGGACGGCAAGGTACATGTAGACTCGAAGACAGAAGACGAGAGGGCTCGAGAAGCAGCAATCTCATTCGTTGAGTTCGTTTCATTTCATCGACGGCAGTGTCGTTCTACTCTATTCAGCGTGGCCTCGAGCTTTGTTGAGCGCCAGCCTAGCCAGCGTTGAGCTTTGTCAAGCGCCGGTAGTAAGTATGTACTCATCCATCATAACAGAAGCAAAGCAGAAAACCTTCCTTGCTCATTCGTAAGTATGTGTCTCCTTGCCCCGCCTAAGCGAAGGCACCCATGAGAACGGCAACGACACTGAACGCGGCAGCACCGAAGCCGCCGAGACCAGAAGCGCCGTTGTTATAGGTCGGTGGGGCCTCGGATGGCTGGCCAGTAGTGGCGTTGGCGGTTGGGTGAGTGAGGCCGATGGTGCCAGAGGCGAATGGGATGGTGCTGTTCGCAGAGACTGGGCCTGGGCCTAAGAGATACATGTCAGCATAGAGATCAAGGACAGGAGGATGAGATGCAAGCCCTGCCACATGAACATACCAAGCGGGTTCGGAGTACCAGGACATGGCAGTTCAGGGAGGATGCACAAGCCACTCCAGGCAGTAGTGTAGCAGGACTTGTACCCAGATGGGCATGGCTTACCGGTGGTGGTGGCGGCTGGGGTACCATCACATGGCAGTTCAGACAGAACACACGAGCCAGCCACGGCAGTAGTGTAGCAGAACTTGTACCCAGGTGGGCAAGGCACGTCGGTGGCGGCTGGGGCAACGAGGAGGGAGGTGGTCGAGTTGCAAGAGGTCGTCGATGGGTCGACAGTCTTGGTGGTAGTCTCGAAGGTAGTTGAGGTGGAGACCGAGGTGGAACTCGAGGTGGTAGTCTCGTCCTCGTGACGCTTGCTGAGACCGAGCACAGCGCAGGCGTAGCTGGGGAACATGCCGCCCTGGTTGCACTGAGCGTCGCACTGCTTGAAGGACTGTGGAAGATGTCAGCGAAGTCATTATTTTGGATGAGGGTGAGGGCTTCGTACGTCGATCTTGCCTGGCTGGCACATGCAGCCAGCAAGCTCGAACTCGTGGCCTGCGATGACGAAAGGAGTGTTGCAGCCCAGCTCGGAGCTCCTCGTCTTCCAGCAGATCTCACAGCTGGAGTCGCGCTTGCTGGGAGGTGCCTTGACGGAGCCAGCACACTTGTTCTGGCGGAAAGTGTGGCCATATTCGTCAACGCACTTGGCGTCGCAGACCTTGAAGATGTCGTTGTTGCCGGAGGCGCAGACTGCCGTCAGTGGGTTGTCACCAGCAGTATAGGCTGGGCTGTAAGCGCTGGAGAGAAGATTGGAGAAGCATGAGGTGCAGTCTGGGTGGTGTTAGCATGCGATGGATACGAACGAAGAAGACACGAGACTCACCCTCGGAGTAGCCCTCGTAGCCGGAAAAGACGTTCTCAGCCTGACGAGCCTGCATGAGACCGTGTCCGGAGCCAGCGCACTTGCTCTGACGGAAGGTGTGGCCGTACTGGTCAATGCAGAGCTGGTCACATGGACGGAAGAACTGGTCGTTGCCCGAGGCGCAGACGGCAGTGAGTGGGTTGTCACCGTAGGTGTATGGTGGCTGGAAAGCGCTGGGCAGGGCGTTGGAGTAACACTGAGTGCACTCTGGATGTGAGGTCAGCACGTGAAGCGTCCATGACTCTGGAGGACTTGATACATACCCTCAGAGTAACCCTCATAATTGCCGATGACGTTCTCGGTCTGACGAGCCTGCTTGTGACCACCGTTCTGGACGGAGCCAGCGCACTTGTTCTGGCGGAGGGAGTGTCCGAACTTGTCGATGCAGAGCTTGTCACATGGCCGGAAGGTCTTGTCATTGCCAGCGGCGCAGACGGCGACGAGTGGATTGTCGCCCTCGAAGTAGCTGGGGTTGGAAGCGCTGGTGAGCATCCAGGAGTTGCAGGTGATGCACTCTAGCCCAATGTTAGTATGTGTGGTAGAGGCTCTCGAGGATATGAGAAGGGGACGTACCAGCGGAGTAGCCCTCATACGCAGATAAGTCCGCAGCATAAGCGAGTGGGAATGCCAAGATGGCGGCGGCCTTGACGGCAGTCATGGCGGAAAGCATGCTTGCTGTTTGGGGGTGTGTGTAGGAAGTTGTGGTGGTCGGAGGAGGTCTGTCGTGAAGTGCGGTGACCAAGCGAGTGTGGTGTTTGGGGTTGAGATGAGAAGAGTTATTGGGTGGATGGCGAAAATTCTTATGCGGTTGTGTGTGAGGCTCGTGCTCAAGCTGAAGGTGCAAATGACGAAGATGAAACGGAGTCACGAGCGCGAGAATGAAGCAATCTCGTGAAGATGCGGGCTCAGTGATGGACTCGAGAGCCCGAATTGGCTGAAATGAGTTGTTGTCGACGCGGCGTGCGTTCGGATAGACAAGGCTCACGAAGGCGGAGGAAAGAACGGCGATCGAACTAAGGGTCAGTGAATGAGGACGGCAGCCTTGAATGTCTGTCGTGTGTGTCCTCAGTGACGGAGCAAACATGGGCATTCGTGTGGCATGGAACAGCACGTATACAGCTAGCGTACTGCGGACTCACTCAATCGAGTCAAGCACACTTTGCCCCGATCCTCGTCTGCGCTTCCATCAGTTCGACGTGGCAATGTCCTCGCAGTCCTCGACAGCCATACACCCGTGTAGACCACACATATCCTCACCCACTCAGAAGAACAGGAACTCCACCTTCCCTTCACCCTTCCCATACCTCCCCCTCAACTCCTCCCTCCCCAGCAACTTCACCAACGGCACCTGAACCTCCTTCATATCCAGCACTCCCCTCTTCTTCTGATCAATATGACTCGCATCCACCACAACCCTCTCCAAGCCCTCCACCTTCAACGCCCCATCTTCCAGCAAATCAATCACCCTCTGCGGCGTCCCAACACCAATCCCCATCTTCGTCTTCTTGACCGTCTCAATGGCCTCCTTCAGCTTGATGTGCTTGGCGAAGAGTTTGGCGACTTTGCTGTCCTTCGTCTCAAACTTGCGTAGCGCGCGGGTCAGGTCTGCGGCGCGGAGGCCTGCGCCTGTTATGACGAGGGTGTGGGGGAAGGCTTTGGAGGTGGAGGATTGGGAGAGCTTCTTCTTGCGTTTTGCTGAGCCGGCGAATTGCTCTAGGAAGTCTGGGAGGACGTCTGTTGTCCGGGGCTTTTCGAAGGATGTTGTGTCGAGGATTGCTTTTGCTGTACCGAATGGTCAGCAGTCATGTCCATACCGTATCTTCTAGCATTTCCTACCTGGTATATGCACGTCCTCCAATTCCACGGCACTCAGATCCGGCTGAAACCTCCTCGTCCTCTGCGCGATATGATCTGCCATCAACTGACTGTCCATATGCGCGAGCGCCCTGTTGATCCCCAGTTCACTGTCAAGGTTCGAGTGGTCGACATCGTCGGGCTTTTTCTtcgttctcttcttctttcTGGCTGCTTTCTTCGATTCGTCGTCAGCTTCGCGCTTGCGTTTCGTAGACTTGGACGCTTGAGGGTCGGGAGAGTCTGAGAGGTCTTCTATTAGAGGCACGCCGGCCTGGTCTTCTGAGTCCGACATGGTTGGCGATGTGAAAGTGCAGAGATGTTCGTTGGTCGCAACTTCTTTCTTGACGTGCTTGAGATCTTATCTGATCTTCGGCATATCCTTGCTAGCGCCTAAAGCTTATATAACGTCGTGTTTGGGAAACCGCGTCGCGTGAAACCTCCATGGCTCTTTCTCTGTTATCCTACTGATATCGCCCAGCCTTATTGGACGAACGCCTGCTTCCGTCGACCACCGGTAACATGTCCCCTCAAAATCTTTAATGCTATCGCCGGTAGAAGGACTACTATCTTCGATCTACGTTTCTGCCCCCCAAGATCATGACCACAGAACGAAGAGGGATACTTGTATCAAGTCAATCTCATCGGCGTACTAAGACGAAGACTATTGTCTGTAACACCCGAGATCGGCGACGAATTCGGTAAGTACCTCGAGACGTACCTCATCTGTCATTCCATGCTCCTGCGCTTGCATGGAACCCGCTGTCGTACATCTCAAAGCATATACAGGGAGCTCAGATTGCTTTTTTTGGAGCATCTGCTCTATCAGTAATTTCCTGTGTCGCATGGCAGAGACTGGCGGCCACGAGCTGGGTCGAGATCTGTGCCCAGGATCCAGCGTCACTGCGAGGGGAATCATACAGCATATCTGGAGTGGTCTTGAACTACCCAGCCATATGCTGGATGCATTGCATCTGAAGGGAATAGGCCATCTCCTCCCAACATCTTTCAGAGTTGCAGACCTCGCTCAAGCTTTAATTGCCCTTTCTGCCCTGACGGCGAGCTTAGTCGACGCAACTCACAACAGCAGCCAGACTCTAAGGTCAGTCACCGTAGATCGTAAGCTTGCTGTCTGCGAGTTCGCCTCCGAGCAACTCTACTCCCTGAATGGCAAGCCAGCACCTAGCGGCTGGGGACCTCTGGAAGGGCTGCACAAGACGAAGGACGGCTCTGTGAGGATGCACGATTCGTTCCCCAATCATCGCACGGCAGCTTTGAAGTTGCTTGGTCTGCCAGAAGGCGCAGCGAGAGAGGATGTTGCAGCCAAAATTGCGACATGGAACGCCATCGATCTGGAAGCAGCAGCACAGGAGAACAAGGCTGTGATGTATGCACTGCGGTCTTATGACCAGCGGGATGCAACCCTACAGGCCCAAGCCGTGCCGAGCTTTCCCATCTCGATCGTGAAGCTGAATAGTTCCGTACCTGCGGGCCCTCCAGCTCATCTGCCACTCGATGCAGATCGCTGCTTACGTGGCGTTCGAGTCCTCGACCTAAGCCGTGTCATCGCCGCTCCCGTGGCGGGCAAGACTCTTGCAGCTCATGGCGCAAACGTGCTCTGGGTGACTTCACCACACCTCCCATCGCTCCCAGAGCTTGACGTCGATGTTCAACGTGGCAAGAGAACGGTTCAGCTTGACCTCGATGACCCATCGGATGCAGACAAGCTCCGCGATCTAGTGAAAAGTGCCGACGTATTCCTCCAGTCATACCGCCCATCTCCACTGGCCGCTCGCGATTTCAGCAGTGCCGAGCTCATGAAGCTAAAACCCGGAGTCGTAGTGGCCAATCTGAGCGCATGGGGTAGCGAAGGGCCATGGAAAGAAGCAAGAGGCTTCGATAGTATGGTTCAGACCGCCTCAGGTCTCAACGTGAGTGAAGCTTTACACTGCGGTGATGAGTCTTCTGCGAAACCTCTACCTCTGCAAGCACTGGATCATGCTTCCGGGTATCTGCTCGCCACTGGCATTGCCGCTGCACTGTACAAACGTTCCAGAGAAGGAGGTAGCTGGGAGGTGAATGTTTCCTTGGCTGGAGTGGGGAAGTTTCTGAGGAGTCTGGGTCAGGTTGATGGGAAGGCTGGTTTTGAGGGAGATGTGAGGAGACCTGAGGAGCTTATTCAGGCGGACATGATGGAAGAGCGGAAGACTGGCTTTGGAACGCTGAGAGCTGTGAGGCACTCGGCTAGCATCGAAGGAATGATGCCAGGTTGGGACGTTATGCCGAAGCATTTGGGTAGTGATGAGGCTGTCTGGCTGTGAGGTCCACGGAAGGCATTTCTCGCCCAGCGTCCTGTCACGATTGGGTGAGTGTTGGACCTCTTGGAGTCTACAGCCTGAAACACCCAGTACCGCCCTGCGGACTGGACACACTGACATATAGAGGGCTAAGCACCGTGAATCAGCTATGATGAGGGCATCCGTTGTGGCGGTTCATGTACCCGGCGAAGGATCGCAAGCGACTTTCGGTCAACTTCTATTCACAGGGCGCATCCGAGCGGTGACGAACCCTTTCCAAATCACTGCAGAATTCGAGAAAAGAAATCTACCTCATGCTCAACACGGGCAACCGAACCAAGGGCATGCATGCGTACGGGGTATCCAATAAATTGAACGCGTGAATGGATACGATGACGCTTTCCGAGACTATGCAGGTCGCGCGTCTGGTGTTCTATACGAGTCATTTTGTGGTTGAGATCCACCTGAACTACCCCAGACAGGCTGTAATGGGGAGGCAGAGGTTCGACTTCGAGATTTTGCAGCCGAGAGAGGAGGAGCCTGTGGATGATGGAGTCTTTGGGTAAGCTTGCGTCCAAGAGGGGAGGGCTGGAGGAGAGCTGGAGGCGAGCCGAGCTGGGGGAGATTGTAGATGCTGTGTTGAGGTTCGATGGGCATGAGGAGCGGATTGGCGATGGGTCTAGGTCTGTGATGGA
It encodes:
- a CDS encoding Acetyl-coenzyme A transferase nodX yields the protein MAETGGHELGRDLCPGSSVTARGIIQHIWSGLELPSHMLDALHLKGIGHLLPTSFRVADLAQALIALSALTASLVDATHNSSQTLRSVTVDRKLAVCEFASEQLYSLNGKPAPSGWGPLEGLHKTKDGSVRMHDSFPNHRTAALKLLGLPEGAAREDVAAKIATWNAIDLEAAAQENKAVMYALRSYDQRDATLQAQAVPSFPISIVKLNSSVPAGPPAHLPLDADRCLRGVRVLDLSRVIAAPVAGKTLAAHGANVLWVTSPHLPSLPELDVDVQRGKRTVQLDLDDPSDADKLRDLVKSADVFLQSYRPSPLAARDFSSAELMKLKPGVVVANLSAWGSEGPWKEARGFDSMVQTASGLNVSEALHCGDESSAKPLPLQALDHASGYLLATGIAAALYKRSREGGSWEVNVSLAGVGKFLRSLGQVDGKAGFEGDVRRPEELIQADMMEERKTGFGTLRAVRHSASIEGMMPGWDVMPKHLGSDEAVWL